Proteins encoded together in one Shewanella acanthi window:
- a CDS encoding LacI family DNA-binding transcriptional regulator, whose protein sequence is MKVTINDVAKYAGVSIKTVSRVTNNEPSVKQATVDKVNEAIKALNYQPNLAARNLAGTKSYAIGFIYDNPNAYYIIDMQNGILSACKDKGYELVIHPCNAKSENICDELCNLVKHSRLAGLVLTPPLSEDPKVLKALSEIDANYVRIIAGEETKVGDGLTILVNDKSGAVEITQHLIDLGHKEIGFLSGDLHHESTKERLQGFKHALTKNKLKLNKDYIIEGKYSFESGVAGANQLITLENRPTAIVACNDEIAAGALFAARLAGLDIPNDLSIVGFEDSPFSRQTWPKLTTVHQPNTEIAKVATELLIANRREQHTTLSKTFTPEPVLRDSSASPHKQ, encoded by the coding sequence ATGAAAGTCACTATCAACGACGTAGCTAAATATGCGGGCGTTTCGATAAAAACGGTATCCCGCGTTACCAATAATGAACCCTCGGTGAAACAAGCCACTGTTGATAAAGTTAATGAAGCCATTAAAGCGTTAAATTATCAGCCTAACCTTGCCGCACGAAACCTTGCGGGCACAAAGTCCTATGCTATTGGTTTTATTTACGATAACCCCAATGCCTATTATATTATCGACATGCAAAACGGTATTCTTTCGGCCTGTAAAGATAAAGGTTATGAACTAGTAATTCATCCCTGCAATGCGAAATCGGAGAACATCTGTGATGAACTCTGTAACCTGGTTAAGCATTCCAGACTCGCGGGCTTAGTATTAACTCCACCGCTCTCTGAAGATCCCAAGGTGCTCAAAGCGCTTAGCGAAATTGACGCTAACTATGTACGTATTATTGCCGGGGAAGAAACTAAAGTCGGTGATGGACTCACTATTTTGGTCAATGACAAGTCTGGTGCAGTAGAAATTACCCAGCATCTGATTGATTTAGGCCATAAAGAGATTGGTTTTTTAAGTGGTGATTTACACCATGAATCCACCAAAGAGCGTTTACAAGGCTTTAAACATGCCTTAACAAAGAACAAGCTCAAGCTGAATAAAGATTACATAATTGAAGGAAAGTATTCTTTTGAATCAGGGGTGGCTGGTGCCAATCAATTGATCACACTTGAGAATCGCCCTACAGCTATTGTTGCTTGTAACGACGAAATTGCCGCTGGGGCATTATTTGCGGCCAGACTAGCTGGATTGGATATTCCAAATGATCTTTCAATCGTCGGCTTCGAAGACAGTCCATTTTCGAGACAAACTTGGCCTAAACTCACTACTGTCCATCAACCCAATACCGAAATAGCCAAGGTGGCGACAGAGTTGTTAATTGCCAATCGCCGTGAACAACATACGACCCTCTCAAAAACCTTTACGCCAGAACCGGTACTTCGCGACTCTTCTGCATCACCCCATAAGCAGTAA